One window from the genome of Paenibacillus azoreducens encodes:
- a CDS encoding Ig-like domain-containing protein: MRKALIYLLVVLIAFVDLGSVKALAAADPVGDGPEITISIPSSSDKNNVSQKPEIQFKADRAVDLMIGTDNNGPGIRVTGGGSSITIGPANIKVDTKSGDTVYYAQLDNPLKSGVEYLIQADQGAFKDKQSGAHSKQVTYDFTTIAKLDVTATNPVNNATGVSTSLKELTLTFNDTISLVKGSVKLYKSNDVWVEDISADSGKLKAKENQLIISLSKALEEGTNYYVVVPKGTVTSYGTEYEGNNSSQWTFKTVVGKTFITSKSPANGSTGVSPGTRLQLTYNQPVYPSSGSISLYKNGSWIKSITANSSQVWGSGTKTITIDTGSSIDYNANYYVLVPDNAFRDSDNNNVAGISSSNEWSFTTSSTTSGTSLNVDSFSPTNRSTGVAQDADLVMNFNREVQRGYGRVSVRKSGSDQEVPTDVFTYGTREVRIRLLPGYRYDTDSTYYVTIERGAFYERQNPNNVYAGLSGSSWTFSTSVTDKTPPVLKSSEMYSNSTIRLVYNKMLYSDSWLSTSMFTVTVNDETRRIYNVYTSGDSVYILLETGVAVGQNVKITYKGGTNGIRDSAGNAVPAISQREVVNGIDTALPKPSSGSVSYNRVTLNFSQPLRNVSSNAYEQFTVKADGSPMNIQSISQSGQTLYLTLNVNVSDGQVITVSYTPGNNPIQDDRGQNISAFSDFFVRNYLDTKPPVFQSAEGAGNKVVLTYNEPLSTYNIPMKSQFSVLVNGAPNYVSAIEIKDNKVTLTLTSALSKDAKVTVSYVPGSGSTRLTDLNGNAAGYVNLETVKVSENGLNGEIKALIVQGDMIQIIYNKTLQTQSYVAKEQYQVYVDGTLRGVTQASASGNTVTLKLSSAVTSGQRVEVTYLPGSSGVTDSSGNKMSYFNKLLASYSTGNSFDPNRPGYLIYNDLKEFGTSTFSLSDPSLVMSDITSRNNQLIKKISVDPEKLKGAFDYIGTANEKTHMLMFQAPTGYSSILVSIPLDALEIAFGKDKNAVIAVRAGDAMHVLQLSQLHTAEISRSLNASSNSIALNIVVEKLGAEAAAQYNTKISSASMQKVTEPYDFYVTAVNTNSSASSIDVTMNNQYWMISGMATPGNKIGLFKWDAASETMTFVPALVQAGGDRQVFRAKIKGNHTVFGGTTYQYFNDVGNHWAKEAVNTLAGKLIVSGRTKTSFAPNQNITRAEFAEYIARGLGLAGEVGMAQRFYDVTNTKENAFIGAAVKAGIITGYSDGSFKPNKSITREEMAMMMMRAMNYSDYRTTLTFAPEKYLQKFKDYKQIQAVDAVAKLLNEGIIQGVSANAFQPKGQATRAQAAVMLQRLLEKIQYM; encoded by the coding sequence ATGAGGAAAGCTCTCATTTATTTATTGGTGGTTTTAATCGCATTTGTGGATCTGGGTAGCGTCAAGGCATTGGCGGCTGCCGATCCGGTCGGGGATGGTCCGGAGATTACGATATCGATTCCATCATCTTCGGATAAGAATAATGTCTCGCAAAAACCGGAGATCCAGTTTAAAGCCGACAGGGCTGTTGATTTAATGATAGGAACCGATAACAACGGACCTGGAATACGGGTGACTGGAGGTGGTTCATCGATTACGATTGGTCCTGCGAATATAAAAGTAGACACGAAATCAGGCGATACGGTTTATTATGCTCAACTCGATAATCCGTTAAAATCCGGAGTGGAATACTTGATTCAGGCGGACCAAGGGGCGTTCAAGGATAAACAGAGTGGCGCACATTCGAAGCAAGTCACATATGACTTCACTACGATCGCAAAATTAGACGTTACAGCGACAAATCCAGTGAATAATGCAACGGGTGTCAGCACTTCGTTAAAGGAATTAACCTTAACATTTAATGATACGATCAGCCTGGTCAAAGGCAGCGTGAAATTATACAAGTCGAACGATGTATGGGTGGAAGATATTTCGGCCGATAGCGGAAAGTTAAAAGCCAAAGAAAACCAACTGATCATTTCTTTGTCCAAAGCTCTGGAGGAAGGAACCAACTATTATGTAGTTGTCCCTAAAGGGACCGTGACTTCCTACGGTACTGAATATGAAGGCAATAATTCAAGCCAGTGGACGTTCAAAACCGTCGTTGGCAAAACATTCATCACTAGCAAAAGCCCGGCCAACGGGTCAACAGGCGTATCTCCAGGCACCAGGCTGCAATTGACGTATAACCAACCGGTTTATCCGTCTTCTGGCAGCATAAGCTTGTACAAAAACGGCAGCTGGATCAAATCTATCACTGCTAATTCCTCGCAGGTTTGGGGCAGTGGAACAAAGACGATCACTATCGATACAGGATCATCAATTGACTATAATGCCAACTACTACGTGCTGGTTCCAGATAACGCTTTTCGGGACAGTGATAACAACAATGTCGCAGGGATCAGCTCCAGCAATGAATGGTCCTTTACCACTTCAAGCACGACCAGCGGCACATCACTTAACGTGGACAGTTTTTCTCCAACCAACCGCAGCACCGGAGTTGCGCAGGATGCGGATTTGGTCATGAATTTTAACAGGGAAGTGCAGCGTGGATATGGCAGGGTGAGCGTCCGGAAATCGGGCAGCGATCAGGAAGTGCCTACGGATGTGTTCACCTATGGTACGAGAGAGGTCAGAATTCGGCTTTTGCCGGGGTATCGTTATGATACGGATTCGACATATTACGTAACGATTGAGCGTGGCGCTTTTTATGAGAGACAAAATCCGAACAATGTTTATGCCGGTTTAAGCGGATCTTCCTGGACGTTCTCGACATCGGTTACCGACAAGACGCCGCCTGTTCTCAAAAGCAGCGAGATGTACAGCAATTCGACGATCCGGCTTGTATACAATAAAATGCTGTATTCCGATTCATGGCTGTCGACCAGCATGTTTACCGTAACGGTAAATGATGAGACGCGCAGAATTTATAACGTCTACACCTCGGGGGATAGTGTATATATTTTATTGGAAACCGGGGTTGCCGTCGGCCAGAATGTGAAAATCACTTACAAAGGCGGAACGAACGGAATTCGCGATAGTGCGGGCAATGCCGTGCCTGCCATTAGCCAGCGTGAAGTGGTGAACGGCATTGATACGGCGCTTCCGAAGCCGAGCAGCGGTTCCGTGTCCTACAACAGGGTGACTTTGAATTTCAGCCAACCGCTCAGAAACGTGTCATCCAATGCATATGAGCAGTTTACGGTCAAAGCGGACGGCTCTCCGATGAATATTCAATCGATCAGCCAAAGCGGACAAACTCTGTATTTGACGCTGAATGTCAACGTGTCCGACGGACAGGTGATTACGGTTAGTTATACGCCGGGGAATAATCCGATCCAGGATGACAGGGGACAAAATATTAGCGCCTTTAGCGACTTCTTCGTGCGTAACTATCTCGATACCAAACCGCCGGTATTCCAGTCTGCGGAAGGTGCGGGGAATAAAGTCGTATTGACTTACAATGAACCGCTCAGCACGTACAATATTCCGATGAAAAGCCAGTTTTCAGTACTGGTGAACGGGGCTCCGAACTACGTCAGCGCCATCGAGATTAAAGACAATAAGGTGACCTTGACGCTGACTTCGGCTTTAAGCAAAGATGCGAAGGTAACCGTTTCGTATGTGCCGGGATCGGGCTCCACCCGGTTAACGGATTTGAACGGAAATGCGGCAGGTTATGTCAATCTGGAAACGGTCAAAGTGTCGGAGAACGGTTTGAATGGCGAAATCAAGGCCTTGATTGTTCAAGGCGATATGATTCAAATTATCTATAATAAAACATTGCAAACGCAGTCCTACGTGGCCAAGGAGCAATATCAGGTGTACGTGGACGGCACACTGCGCGGCGTAACCCAGGCTTCGGCAAGCGGGAATACCGTCACGCTCAAGCTGAGCAGCGCGGTGACAAGCGGACAGCGGGTAGAAGTTACTTATTTGCCGGGAAGCAGTGGCGTAACCGATAGCAGCGGAAACAAAATGTCCTATTTCAACAAGCTGCTTGCCAGCTATTCGACCGGAAACAGCTTTGATCCCAACCGTCCTGGTTATTTGATCTATAACGATTTGAAAGAGTTTGGGACATCAACATTCAGTTTAAGCGACCCGTCTTTGGTGATGAGCGATATCACATCGCGAAATAATCAGCTCATCAAAAAAATAAGCGTCGATCCGGAAAAACTGAAAGGCGCTTTTGATTACATTGGTACTGCAAACGAAAAAACGCATATGCTGATGTTCCAGGCGCCGACCGGTTACAGCTCTATTTTGGTGAGCATCCCGCTTGATGCGCTGGAGATCGCCTTCGGCAAGGACAAAAATGCGGTAATTGCCGTGCGTGCGGGAGACGCCATGCATGTTCTGCAGCTCAGCCAGCTGCATACGGCAGAAATCTCCAGAAGCTTGAATGCTTCGTCGAACAGCATCGCGCTAAACATCGTGGTAGAGAAGCTGGGGGCAGAGGCGGCAGCGCAGTACAACACTAAAATCAGCTCGGCTTCCATGCAAAAGGTGACGGAACCGTATGATTTTTATGTCACGGCCGTCAATACGAACAGCAGCGCAAGCTCCATCGATGTTACGATGAACAATCAATATTGGATGATCAGCGGCATGGCCACGCCTGGAAATAAAATAGGTTTGTTCAAGTGGGATGCCGCATCAGAGACCATGACGTTTGTACCTGCGCTGGTACAGGCCGGCGGCGACCGCCAGGTTTTCCGGGCTAAGATCAAAGGGAATCATACCGTTTTTGGCGGGACGACGTACCAATATTTCAACGATGTCGGGAACCACTGGGCGAAGGAAGCGGTGAATACGTTGGCAGGCAAGCTGATTGTCAGCGGCCGGACCAAAACCAGCTTTGCCCCGAACCAAAACATTACCCGGGCGGAGTTTGCCGAGTATATCGCCAGAGGCCTTGGCCTAGCGGGAGAAGTCGGCATGGCGCAGCGTTTTTATGACGTCACGAATACGAAGGAAAATGCGTTTATCGGGGCCGCGGTCAAAGCGGGCATTATTACCGGCTATTCGGACGGTTCTTTTAAACCGAATAAATCGATTACGCGCGAAGAAATGGCGATGATGATGATGCGGGCGATGAACTACTCCGACTATCGGACGACTTTGACTTTCGCACCCGAGAAGTATTTGCAAAAGTTTAAGGATTATAAGCAAATCCAGGCTGTGGATGCCGTGGCCAAGCTGCTGAATGAAGGCATTATCCAGGGCGTCAGCGCGAATGCCTTCCAGCCTAAGGGGCAAGCCACCCGGGCGCAAGCGGC
- the metK gene encoding methionine adenosyltransferase, which translates to MSVKGRHLFTSESVTEGHPDKICDQISDAVLDAFLENDPNARVACEVSVATGLVLVIGEISTKSEYVDIPAIVRNTVKEIGYTRAKFGFDYNTMAVLTSLNEQSADIAQGVNAALENRDPAQVDKETENIGAGDQGLMFGFATNETPELMPLPIALSHRIARRLSEVRKDGTLEYLRPDGKTQVTIEYVDDKPVRVDTIVVSTQHAEDVTLEQIQADIKEKVILPVVPAELLDDQTKYYINPTGRFVIGGPQGDAGLTGRKIIVDTYGGYARHGGGAFSGKDPTKVDRSAAYAARYVAKNLVAAGLADKCEIQLAYAIGVATPVSINVDTYGTGKVSDEKLVELIRNNFDLRPAGIIRMLDLRRPIYKQTAAYGHFGRTDVDLPWERVDKAEELKAQAGL; encoded by the coding sequence ATGTCTGTAAAAGGACGTCATCTGTTTACATCAGAGTCCGTTACGGAAGGACATCCGGATAAGATTTGCGACCAAATCTCCGATGCGGTACTTGATGCTTTTTTGGAAAATGATCCGAATGCGCGCGTAGCTTGCGAAGTATCGGTTGCGACCGGACTTGTGCTTGTGATCGGCGAAATCAGTACTAAATCCGAGTATGTCGATATCCCCGCTATTGTTAGAAATACAGTAAAGGAAATTGGGTATACTCGCGCCAAGTTTGGCTTTGACTATAATACGATGGCTGTTTTGACATCGCTGAATGAACAGTCAGCCGATATCGCGCAAGGCGTAAACGCTGCTCTGGAAAACCGTGATCCGGCTCAGGTTGATAAGGAAACGGAAAATATCGGTGCAGGCGACCAAGGTTTGATGTTTGGTTTTGCAACGAATGAAACCCCTGAACTTATGCCGCTTCCGATTGCGCTTTCTCACCGCATTGCCCGCCGTTTGTCTGAAGTCCGTAAGGACGGCACGCTTGAGTACCTCCGCCCGGATGGCAAAACGCAAGTAACCATTGAGTATGTCGATGACAAACCGGTACGTGTGGACACCATCGTTGTATCTACGCAGCATGCTGAAGATGTAACTTTGGAGCAAATCCAGGCCGACATTAAGGAAAAAGTCATTCTTCCGGTTGTTCCGGCGGAACTGCTGGACGATCAGACCAAATACTATATCAACCCTACAGGCCGTTTCGTTATCGGTGGACCACAAGGCGACGCCGGATTGACCGGCCGCAAAATCATCGTGGACACTTACGGAGGTTACGCTCGTCACGGCGGTGGCGCATTCTCCGGTAAGGATCCAACGAAAGTGGACCGTTCCGCAGCTTATGCTGCTCGTTATGTGGCGAAAAACCTCGTAGCAGCAGGTCTCGCAGACAAATGCGAAATCCAGCTTGCATATGCGATTGGCGTAGCAACGCCGGTTTCGATCAATGTGGATACGTATGGCACTGGCAAAGTTAGCGACGAGAAGCTTGTCGAGCTGATCCGCAACAACTTTGACCTTCGTCCTGCAGGCATTATCCGCATGCTGGATCTGCGCCGTCCAATCTATAAACAAACAGCTGCATATGGTCATTTTGGCCGTACAGATGTGGATCTGCCATGGGAACGCGTGGACAAAGCCGAAGAGCTTAAAGCGCAAGCAGGTCTGTAA
- a CDS encoding alpha/beta-type small acid-soluble spore protein, with amino-acid sequence MARNNNRKVVPESRHMLNQMKYEIATELGIGSAYRSGGSGADTEFAGELGEIGGVFAQGGSYAGHLTSRQNGSVGGEMTKRLVRQAQQSLL; translated from the coding sequence ATGGCCAGAAATAATAATCGTAAAGTTGTTCCCGAATCCCGTCACATGCTGAATCAAATGAAATATGAAATTGCCACTGAATTAGGAATTGGATCGGCATATAGATCAGGAGGCAGCGGTGCGGATACGGAATTCGCAGGCGAATTAGGCGAGATTGGGGGGGTTTTTGCTCAAGGCGGCTCTTATGCCGGACACCTCACTTCACGCCAAAATGGATCGGTCGGCGGAGAGATGACCAAGCGGTTAGTCCGCCAGGCGCAACAGTCCTTATTGTAA
- a CDS encoding S-layer homology domain-containing protein — translation MSNTSYPFKENSNVMKVQGGEQKVMKKILTVALSTAMAFSMFASVAFGDSAVTPQQKFDALAAKGVFNGYPDKQAHLERDMTRAEFAKVLTKLLGLKELPDATPSYKDKGYDKKNWAFPFIEAVTAAGVMEGQDKEKGIFNYNGKVTVEEMATALVRALKIEAPEAGDNKASGWAKGYVQVAIDKGLISKDWNFQGNATREQLVYASYAADQFLNLSVASYKVAENGKDIEFTLNTGEVVKVTLEKALEPNKETEVTFENAAKQKITTKVTWKVDEATKVSTVEASNLKQVVVTFDGTVDPASAENINNYIVDGKAIDSVTVSEDKKTATILLDKDSTLTNQKKTFVQVSNVKGSVGTRTITQKVEFTPLDVKAPEVTEVKGLGTQAFKVKFSEPVKPEDMISTNFRIDDQAIAATVKYSYPDTAIVVTNMSEGNHTLRVSNVRDFSGLAIAPVAKEFTVTKDTEAPKFVSAKSYDLKKVTVEFDETIKSVSGAYANVSSVKASKITINDNKVTLEFAQPLGYTENTIHISGVKDYSDNSADIDAKVTPTLDTTRPTVVTSSLTQNTDTGRFIAEIKFSKAVLKEDAVKRENYVLKDADGIAKINGVNKDGNPVRQPELKADGKTVVIDFGSDLKDVDYTLTISGVRDTAYVGNVLLPQTVTLSAKNAATGQIDRAWKGNDGWIYVQFNKSLSVSGTGNAADPAKYTVDGRVLTTTAANVELVSTNTVRIKPDKALDLPTAPDYKIIKANYIQDVDGNYLREKGTGSYTLSAKIKKQDEAIMIDDVKITGTKEAKVTFDAPLSDVRADEFSLKHTDGRIYRANDYSLSSDNKTVTLKFESELPATFEGKLVVDGYYTRDAFGNIVNIKGFDVKNSVRPSFSEFGKVTRENYSTVAKYSIEVKLDKNVDVYSTAANLFTVQIGNYKVANVPTKEPITVSNQKQKDTLVLTFEVPKDTPNEEIRVSFNGDANNDSKAIVDANRNALSSFEKFHSAPTPVDNTTPGKAPEGVTASPATAAGNDGKITGVDATMEYKGSDNVWKAVTGNEVNGLTPGKYEVRVKAVDGKPASESVTVTVKGVAPAAPAVTGEDAPAGGKGKLLGLKKGMEYQLGGANSYTPVTEDGDVVVPAGTYYVRYAATDVLPESAPTPVVVKQL, via the coding sequence ATGAGTAACACGAGCTACCCATTTAAAGAAAACTCTAATGTGATGAAAGTTCAAGGAGGAGAACAAAAGGTTATGAAGAAAATTTTGACAGTCGCTCTGTCTACAGCAATGGCATTCTCTATGTTTGCTTCTGTAGCATTCGGTGATTCCGCAGTAACTCCGCAACAAAAATTCGACGCTCTGGCAGCTAAAGGTGTATTCAACGGCTACCCAGACAAACAAGCACACTTGGAAAGAGACATGACTCGCGCTGAGTTCGCGAAAGTCCTGACTAAATTGCTCGGACTGAAAGAACTTCCAGACGCTACGCCTTCTTACAAGGACAAAGGTTATGACAAAAAGAACTGGGCATTCCCTTTCATTGAAGCAGTAACTGCTGCAGGTGTTATGGAAGGTCAAGACAAAGAAAAAGGAATCTTCAACTACAACGGTAAAGTAACTGTTGAAGAAATGGCTACTGCACTTGTTCGCGCTTTGAAAATCGAAGCTCCAGAAGCAGGCGACAACAAAGCGTCCGGATGGGCTAAAGGTTATGTACAAGTAGCAATCGATAAAGGTCTGATCTCTAAAGATTGGAACTTCCAAGGTAACGCTACTCGCGAACAATTGGTTTACGCTTCTTACGCTGCTGACCAATTCCTGAACCTGTCGGTTGCTTCTTACAAAGTAGCTGAAAATGGTAAAGACATCGAATTCACCCTGAACACTGGTGAAGTCGTAAAAGTAACTTTGGAAAAAGCTCTTGAGCCTAACAAAGAAACTGAAGTTACATTCGAAAATGCAGCTAAACAAAAAATCACTACAAAAGTGACTTGGAAAGTTGATGAAGCTACAAAAGTTTCGACTGTTGAAGCTTCCAACTTGAAGCAAGTTGTAGTAACTTTCGACGGAACTGTTGATCCTGCTTCCGCTGAGAACATTAACAACTATATTGTTGATGGAAAAGCGATCGATAGCGTAACGGTTTCCGAAGACAAGAAGACTGCAACAATCTTGCTTGACAAAGACAGCACTCTTACAAACCAAAAGAAAACCTTCGTACAAGTTAGCAATGTGAAGGGTTCAGTAGGTACAAGAACAATTACGCAAAAAGTGGAATTCACTCCGCTTGACGTAAAAGCTCCGGAAGTTACAGAAGTTAAAGGTCTGGGCACACAAGCATTCAAAGTTAAATTCAGCGAGCCGGTTAAACCAGAAGATATGATCTCTACGAACTTCCGTATTGACGATCAAGCAATCGCTGCAACTGTAAAATACTCTTACCCAGATACTGCAATTGTGGTAACTAACATGTCTGAAGGCAACCACACACTTCGTGTGAGCAACGTGAGAGACTTCTCTGGTCTTGCAATTGCTCCTGTTGCTAAAGAATTTACGGTAACTAAAGATACTGAAGCTCCAAAATTTGTATCTGCTAAATCTTATGATTTGAAAAAAGTAACCGTTGAATTTGACGAAACAATCAAGAGCGTTTCTGGCGCTTACGCGAATGTTTCTTCTGTGAAAGCAAGCAAAATTACAATTAACGACAACAAAGTGACATTGGAATTTGCTCAACCATTGGGTTACACAGAAAATACTATCCACATTTCCGGAGTTAAGGACTACAGCGACAACTCTGCGGATATTGATGCAAAAGTTACTCCAACACTGGATACAACTCGTCCAACGGTTGTGACATCTAGTCTTACTCAAAACACTGATACTGGAAGATTCATTGCTGAAATCAAATTCAGTAAAGCTGTTCTGAAAGAAGATGCTGTTAAACGTGAAAATTATGTATTGAAAGATGCTGACGGCATTGCGAAAATTAACGGTGTGAACAAAGATGGAAATCCAGTTCGCCAACCAGAATTGAAAGCTGACGGTAAAACTGTGGTTATCGATTTTGGATCTGATCTTAAAGACGTTGATTACACTTTGACGATTTCTGGTGTCAGAGACACTGCTTACGTTGGTAATGTATTGCTTCCACAAACTGTAACATTGTCTGCCAAAAATGCAGCAACAGGTCAAATCGACCGTGCATGGAAAGGTAACGATGGTTGGATTTATGTTCAATTTAATAAATCCTTGAGTGTAAGCGGAACTGGTAATGCGGCTGATCCTGCGAAGTATACAGTTGATGGTAGAGTGCTGACTACTACTGCAGCTAATGTAGAGCTGGTTTCGACTAATACAGTTCGCATTAAGCCTGATAAAGCACTTGATTTGCCTACAGCACCTGACTATAAGATAATCAAGGCAAATTACATCCAGGATGTTGATGGCAACTACCTGCGTGAGAAGGGCACTGGCTCTTACACACTGTCCGCAAAAATCAAGAAACAAGATGAAGCAATTATGATCGATGATGTTAAAATTACCGGAACAAAAGAAGCAAAGGTAACTTTTGACGCTCCATTGAGTGATGTGCGTGCAGATGAATTCTCGCTTAAGCATACAGACGGACGCATCTACCGTGCTAATGATTATAGCTTGAGCAGCGACAATAAAACTGTAACTCTGAAATTTGAATCGGAATTGCCAGCTACTTTCGAAGGTAAACTCGTAGTTGATGGTTACTATACTCGCGATGCTTTTGGCAATATTGTTAATATTAAAGGGTTCGATGTAAAGAACTCGGTAAGACCATCTTTCAGTGAATTCGGAAAAGTCACTCGCGAGAACTATTCTACAGTTGCGAAATACTCTATTGAAGTAAAGCTTGACAAGAATGTAGATGTATATTCTACTGCTGCTAATTTGTTCACGGTTCAAATTGGAAACTATAAAGTAGCGAATGTACCTACAAAAGAACCAATCACAGTGAGCAATCAAAAACAAAAAGACACGCTGGTTCTTACATTCGAAGTACCAAAAGATACTCCAAATGAAGAGATCCGTGTATCGTTCAACGGCGATGCGAATAATGATAGCAAAGCAATTGTCGATGCAAACCGTAACGCATTGTCTAGCTTTGAAAAATTCCATTCCGCACCAACTCCTGTTGATAACACCACACCAGGAAAAGCTCCAGAAGGTGTGACAGCATCGCCTGCTACTGCTGCAGGAAATGATGGTAAAATCACTGGTGTTGACGCAACAATGGAATACAAAGGTTCAGATAATGTTTGGAAAGCCGTAACAGGAAATGAAGTTAATGGCTTGACCCCTGGGAAATACGAAGTGCGCGTTAAAGCAGTTGATGGTAAACCAGCAAGCGAAAGTGTTACTGTTACAGTTAAAGGGGTAGCTCCTGCAGCTCCTGCCGTGACAGGTGAAGACGCTCCTGCTGGTGGAAAAGGAAAACTTCTGGGCCTTAAAAAAGGAATGGAATATCAATTAGGTGGTGCAAATAGTTACACACCAGTAACAGAAGATGGCGATGTAGTTGTTCCTGCTGGAACTTATTATGTTCGCTATGCTGCAACTGATGTACTTCCAGAAAGCGCGCCTACTCCTGTTGTTGTAAAACAACTGTAA